From one Coffea eugenioides isolate CCC68of chromosome 11, Ceug_1.0, whole genome shotgun sequence genomic stretch:
- the LOC113754256 gene encoding UDP-glycosyltransferase 83A1-like produces MGSPHVLAVPYPAQGHVLPLMELALCLVKHGIKVTFVNTEFDHKRVIESLSGEENVPDMMHLVSIPDGLESWEDRNDAAKLMKAIFRVMPAKLEAVIEKINKSESDKIACIIADEFLGLALEVAKKMGVRAASFSPAAAALYALKLNIPKLIDDGIIDSSGTIMKKQMVQLSSTLLAVDSAHIVWACVGDLTTQGIVFDAILKNNRTLKMADWIIGNSSNELEASVFTLYPEMLPIGPLLASNRLGKSVGSYWPEDWDCLAWLDKQPVQSVIYVAFGSTSVFDHTQFQELALGLELTNMPFLWVVRRNLTAETDNAYPKGFKDRIQGRGRLATWVPQQNVLSHPSVACFLSHCGWNSTMEGVSNGVPFLCWPYFADQFTNRSYICDVWKVGLGLDKDENGIIAQGEVKDKIEQLITVKGYRERALDLKAKVMNSLREDGCSGKNFKNLVKWIKDD; encoded by the exons ATGGGCAGTCCACATGTTCTAGCCGTACCTTATCCAGCACAAGGTCATGTACTTCCCCTAATGGAACTGGCCTTATGCCTAGTGAAGCATGGTATCAAAGTTACATTTGTGAACACAGAATTTGATCACAAACGAGTCATTGAATCATTATCTGGTGAAGAAAATGTGCCTGATATGATGCATCTGGTATCCATCCCAGATGGCCTGGAATCGTGGGAAGACAGAAATGATGCGGCGAAGTTAATGAAGGCGATTTTTCGTGTCATGCCGGCAAAGCTGGAGGCtgtaattgagaagataaatAAATCTGAAAGTGACAAAATCGCATGCATTATTGCTGATGAGTTCTTGGGTTTGGCACTGGAGGTTGCGAAGAAAATGGGAGTCAGGGCAGCATCCTTCTCACCTGCAGCAGCAGCTCTATACGCTCTGAAACTCAATATTCCAAAGCTCATTGATGATGGAATCATAGACAGCTCTG GAACTATCATGAAGAAGCAGATGGTCCAGTTATCATCCACCTTGTTAGCCGTGGACTCTGCACACATTGTTTGGGCCTGTGTCGGTGATCTAACCACACAGGGTATTGTTTTTGATGCTATATTAAAAAATAACAGAACATTAAAAATGGCTGACTGGATTATCGGCAACTCAAGTAATGAGTTAGAGGCATCAGTCTTCACCTTGTACCCAGAAATGTTACCTATAGGCCCTCTTCTAGCTAGCAACCGGCTTGGAAAATCAGTTGGTTCCTATTGGCCTGAAGACTGGGATTGCTTGGCGTGGCTTGATAAACAACCAGTCCAATCAGTCATTTATGTTGCATTTGGGAGCACCTCAGTTTTTGACCACACACAGTTCCAAGAACTGGCTTTGGGTCTCGAACTCACCAATATGCCATTCCTTTGGGTTGTGAGGCGTAATTTAACTGCAGAAACAGATAATGCATATCCAAAAGGTTTCAAAGATCGAATACAAGGACGAGGAAGATTAGCCACTTGGGTACCTCAACAAAACGTATTAAGTCATCCTTCAGTTGCCTGCTTCCTCAGCCACTGTGGTTGGAATTCTACAATGGAAGGTGTAAGCAATGGTGTCCCTTTCCTCTGCTGGCCTTACTTTGCAGACCAGTTCACTAACAGAAGCTACATATGTGATGTTTGGAAGGTTGGATTAGGATTGGATAAAGATGAAAATGGAATCATTGCACAAGGAGAAGTTAAGGACAAAATTGAGCAGCTAATCACCGTTAAAGGCTATAGGGAGAGGGCCTTGGATTTAAAAGCAAAGGTTATGAATAGTCTTAGAGAAGATGGATGTTCTggcaagaatttcaagaacttAGTCAAGTGGATTAAGGATGATTAG